Proteins from a single region of Chloroherpeton thalassium ATCC 35110:
- the ahcY gene encoding adenosylhomocysteinase — MSTQEKLKYKVKDISLAEWGRKEIRLAEAEMPGLMQIREEYKAQQPLKGARIAGCLHMTIQTAVLIETLVELGAEVQWSSCNIYSTQDHAAAAIAAAGVPVYAWKGMNEEEFFWCIEQTIFFEDDQPLNMILDDGGDLTEMVFEKFPELVPGIKGISEETTTGVLRLYEREKNGTLGIPSINVNDSVTKSKFDNKYGCRESCVDAIRRATDVMIAGKVAVVAGFGDVGKGSAESLRNAGARVIVTEIDPICALQAAMEGYEVKKMDDAIKEADIVVTSTGNRDIITEKHFRAMKDKCIVSNIGHFDIEIDMAWLNKNYGHTRDEIKPQVDLYNIDGKEVIVLAQGRLMNLGCATGHPSFVMSNSFSNQTLAQIELFNNPGKYENKVYVLPKQLDEKVAKLHLAKIGVEIDTLTKAQADYIGVKVEGPYKSEQYRY, encoded by the coding sequence ATGAGCACACAAGAGAAATTAAAGTACAAAGTTAAAGATATTTCCCTGGCTGAATGGGGCAGAAAAGAAATTCGCTTGGCAGAAGCTGAAATGCCAGGTTTGATGCAGATCAGAGAAGAATATAAAGCTCAGCAGCCTCTCAAAGGCGCTCGCATTGCCGGCTGCTTGCATATGACCATTCAAACGGCAGTTTTAATCGAAACGTTGGTTGAGCTTGGCGCTGAAGTTCAATGGTCTTCTTGCAATATTTATTCCACACAAGATCACGCCGCTGCCGCGATTGCTGCTGCTGGTGTGCCGGTTTATGCGTGGAAAGGCATGAACGAGGAAGAGTTTTTCTGGTGTATTGAACAAACCATCTTCTTTGAAGACGATCAGCCGCTGAACATGATTTTGGATGATGGCGGCGACCTCACCGAAATGGTGTTTGAGAAGTTTCCTGAGCTTGTTCCTGGCATTAAAGGAATCTCCGAAGAGACCACAACCGGTGTGCTTCGCTTGTATGAAAGGGAAAAAAACGGCACATTGGGCATTCCTTCTATCAATGTGAATGACTCCGTAACCAAGTCCAAATTTGACAACAAATACGGCTGTCGTGAGTCCTGCGTGGATGCAATTCGTCGCGCTACCGACGTGATGATTGCTGGAAAAGTCGCTGTTGTTGCTGGCTTTGGTGATGTAGGTAAAGGTTCTGCTGAGTCACTTCGCAATGCAGGTGCTCGCGTCATCGTTACCGAAATCGACCCGATTTGCGCGCTTCAAGCCGCAATGGAAGGTTACGAAGTTAAAAAAATGGATGATGCCATCAAGGAAGCTGATATCGTGGTCACTTCAACTGGAAACCGCGACATCATTACCGAAAAGCACTTCCGTGCAATGAAAGACAAATGCATTGTGAGCAACATCGGCCACTTCGATATCGAAATCGACATGGCATGGCTCAACAAAAACTACGGTCACACTCGCGATGAAATTAAACCTCAAGTTGATCTTTACAACATTGATGGAAAAGAAGTTATCGTGCTTGCTCAAGGCCGCTTGATGAATCTCGGCTGTGCAACGGGTCATCCGTCGTTCGTGATGTCAAACTCGTTCTCGAACCAAACGCTTGCTCAGATTGAACTTTTCAACAATCCTGGCAAGTATGAGAACAAAGTGTATGTCTTGCCGAAGCAG